The following are from one region of the Sphingobium cloacae genome:
- the istB gene encoding IS21-like element helper ATPase IstB — protein sequence MNHGGAASRVDNIRRSLVHLKMPRALEMLDATLRGIEQGKIDGIEAIDILLNEELSLRENRRIKAALRMARLPIIKTLDGYDFSFQPSLDRNRILALAGLDFINRAEVVHLLGPPGTGKSHIATALAVEAVKAGKSVYFIPLADLIASLTKAEREGTLREKIRFLCRSSLLVVDEIGYLPVTPGGGNLFFQLVNARYEKGAMILTSNRGFAEWGDVFGDPVVATALLDRLLHHAVVIQIEGSSYRMRQHADLLPEHARMAPSINPPPLPKRRGRPPAKEKPDLHHG from the coding sequence ATGAACCATGGGGGTGCCGCATCCCGCGTCGATAATATCCGCCGCAGCCTCGTCCATCTCAAAATGCCACGCGCCCTGGAGATGCTCGACGCCACCCTGCGCGGCATAGAGCAGGGCAAAATCGATGGCATCGAGGCCATCGACATATTGCTGAACGAAGAACTGTCGCTCCGGGAGAACCGCAGGATCAAGGCAGCCCTGCGCATGGCAAGGCTGCCGATCATCAAGACGCTGGACGGATATGACTTCTCCTTCCAGCCATCGCTCGACAGGAACCGCATCCTGGCGCTCGCTGGCCTGGACTTCATCAACCGGGCCGAGGTGGTGCATCTGCTGGGCCCGCCCGGTACCGGGAAAAGCCATATCGCCACGGCCCTTGCCGTCGAGGCCGTGAAGGCGGGCAAGAGCGTCTACTTCATCCCGCTCGCCGATCTGATCGCTTCACTGACCAAGGCTGAACGCGAGGGCACGTTGCGCGAGAAGATCCGCTTCCTATGCCGATCCTCCCTGCTCGTCGTCGACGAGATCGGGTATCTTCCCGTCACGCCCGGCGGCGGCAATCTCTTCTTCCAGCTCGTCAACGCCCGATACGAAAAGGGTGCCATGATCCTGACATCCAACCGCGGCTTCGCCGAATGGGGTGATGTCTTTGGCGATCCGGTGGTGGCCACCGCGCTGCTCGACCGCCTTCTTCACCACGCTGTGGTCATCCAGATCGAGGGCTCCAGCTATCGCATGCGACAGCACGCCGACCTCCTGCCCGAGCATGCGCGCATGGCACCGTCCATCAACCCGCCGCCCTTGCCGAAACGGCGCGGCCGCCCGCCAGCAAAGGAAAAGCCCGATCTCCATCACGGCTGA
- a CDS encoding ParA family protein, whose product MKTIVVSLLKGGVGKTFLASHLAWYLAEPPERRVAFVDLDPQGSSTRRLGAERQGGFSADLFDPAAALCADGQAGLTVLGADPRLQMVKAAQDVRDFIGRFPALRPHFDYCVIDTGPKWDELTLSAMAVADAVIAPVQVAEDSVECAKMLLTALRKAEAARAGRKIAFLGLLPSMVNPFDRREMENAVKLAHAVGEKLMFPAFIKARPTYKHAAENHRPVWQETGSGAKAAAEEIRAVLAEIEGRMTSQEVAAA is encoded by the coding sequence ATGAAGACGATCGTCGTCAGCCTGCTCAAGGGCGGGGTCGGCAAGACCTTCCTCGCCAGTCATCTCGCCTGGTATCTTGCTGAACCGCCTGAGCGCCGCGTCGCCTTCGTCGATCTCGACCCGCAGGGCAGCTCGACGCGGCGCCTGGGCGCCGAGCGGCAAGGCGGATTTTCCGCCGACCTGTTCGATCCTGCCGCTGCCCTGTGCGCCGACGGGCAGGCCGGGCTAACCGTGCTCGGTGCCGATCCCCGTCTCCAGATGGTCAAGGCGGCGCAGGATGTGCGCGACTTCATCGGCCGCTTCCCGGCGCTCCGCCCGCATTTCGACTATTGCGTTATCGATACCGGTCCCAAGTGGGACGAGCTCACCTTGAGCGCGATGGCGGTCGCCGATGCCGTGATCGCGCCGGTGCAGGTTGCCGAGGATTCGGTCGAATGCGCCAAGATGCTGCTGACCGCGCTGCGCAAGGCCGAGGCCGCGCGCGCCGGCCGCAAGATCGCTTTCCTCGGGCTCCTCCCCTCGATGGTCAATCCGTTCGACCGGCGCGAGATGGAGAATGCGGTGAAGCTGGCGCATGCGGTCGGCGAGAAGCTCATGTTCCCGGCCTTCATCAAGGCGCGGCCGACCTACAAGCATGCCGCGGAAAATCATCGTCCGGTATGGCAGGAGACCGGCAGCGGCGCCAAGGCGGCGGCCGAGGAGATCCGCGCGGTGCTCGCCGAGATCGAGGGGCGCATGACAAGCCAGGAGGTCGCGGCCGCCTGA
- the istA gene encoding IS21 family transposase: MIRLGELMMILELHRQGVSISAIARRTGRDPKTIRKYIERGIEAPVYGPRMLGRPNKLAPYLEFLRERVTAFPDLTAARLTREIRELGYMGAYTAVKRFLAAIRPENGPKPFEVRFETPPGVQAQVDFARFVVEFTDEPGVSRIVWLFSLVLGHSRFLFARYVMHQDLQSLLRCHMQAFEALGGVPIEILYDRMKTAVTGEDDQGHIIYNRSLLALAGHYRFVPRACRPYRAKTKGKVERPFSYIRKDFFLGRSFRNLDDLNVQLIDWLDTVANVRVHGTTQRIIAEAFAAEQPELQLLPAGRFDAVLKLERRVSHDGMVSVGGNYYSVPDRTRRVVEIQQLPDKIRIVDLGQVIAEHPVLEGRRQYRIDPAHRTGSSGAKRRIHGKEVIAIGRVGEHVAVRSLAIYQAIGSQLARGDRP; the protein is encoded by the coding sequence ATGATCCGACTTGGAGAATTGATGATGATCCTCGAACTACATCGGCAGGGCGTATCGATATCCGCCATTGCCCGACGCACTGGTCGCGATCCCAAGACCATCCGAAAATATATCGAACGGGGCATCGAGGCCCCGGTTTACGGCCCTCGCATGCTGGGTCGACCGAACAAACTGGCACCCTATCTGGAATTTTTGCGTGAGCGAGTGACGGCCTTTCCCGATCTGACTGCGGCGCGCCTGACGCGGGAAATCCGTGAGCTGGGATATATGGGCGCCTATACCGCGGTAAAGCGGTTCCTGGCAGCGATCCGGCCGGAAAACGGCCCCAAGCCCTTTGAGGTTCGGTTCGAGACGCCGCCTGGCGTGCAGGCACAGGTCGACTTTGCCCGGTTCGTCGTCGAATTTACCGATGAGCCCGGCGTCAGCCGGATCGTCTGGCTGTTCAGCCTGGTGCTGGGACATTCGCGCTTCCTGTTTGCGCGCTACGTCATGCATCAGGATCTCCAAAGCCTGTTGCGCTGTCATATGCAGGCCTTTGAAGCGCTCGGCGGCGTCCCGATCGAGATCCTCTACGATCGCATGAAAACCGCTGTGACCGGGGAAGATGATCAGGGCCACATCATCTACAATCGATCATTGCTGGCTCTGGCCGGGCATTATCGCTTCGTGCCGCGCGCCTGCCGTCCCTATCGGGCCAAGACCAAGGGAAAGGTCGAGCGGCCATTCAGCTATATCCGCAAGGACTTCTTCCTGGGCCGGAGCTTCCGCAATCTGGACGATCTCAATGTCCAGCTGATCGACTGGCTCGATACCGTCGCCAACGTCCGTGTCCACGGCACGACGCAGCGGATTATTGCTGAAGCCTTCGCCGCCGAGCAGCCTGAGTTGCAGCTGCTCCCGGCGGGCCGCTTTGACGCTGTTCTGAAGCTGGAGCGCCGCGTCAGCCACGATGGGATGGTCTCGGTCGGCGGCAATTACTACAGCGTTCCCGATCGCACCCGGCGCGTCGTCGAAATCCAGCAGTTACCCGACAAGATCCGGATCGTAGACCTGGGCCAGGTCATTGCCGAGCACCCGGTTCTTGAGGGGCGTCGGCAGTACAGGATCGATCCTGCGCATCGGACAGGCAGCAGCGGCGCCAAGCGCCGTATCCATGGCAAAGAGGTAATCGCCATCGGTCGTGTAGGCGAGCATGTCGCCGTGCGCTCCCTGGCCATCTATCAGGCGATCGGCAGCCAACTGGCGCGGGGAGACCGGCCATGA
- a CDS encoding ParB/RepB/Spo0J family partition protein, with the protein MGKFDERIEEFGLLVGDHERARRVEDIELARILPDPGNPRRSFDDDALAELAASIASRGVLQPITVTPPDANGMHRIRLGERRFRASQLAGLATIPAIVVPVGEGVQLLADQIVENDQRANLSSVELAHAIARMLKGGMNQVEIAAALGRSKQFVSLYAAYGDMPAYLKAALPFAPIRLLYDLHRTARDYPAEVEAYVASWGDAGATLAAGSRFIAELKQTHPAPVPPRAPVAQPLAPTDRDPVRSGLTDKPSAPIRSPRLPVLVDGFPAWLPLAPLVTVIFEDGRCQRAPKIPQKWASKIP; encoded by the coding sequence ATGGGCAAGTTCGACGAGCGCATCGAGGAGTTCGGACTTCTTGTCGGCGACCATGAACGGGCGCGCCGGGTCGAGGATATCGAACTTGCGCGCATCCTGCCCGACCCCGGCAATCCCCGGCGCAGCTTCGACGATGACGCGCTCGCCGAGCTGGCCGCCTCGATCGCGTCGCGCGGCGTGCTGCAGCCGATCACGGTTACGCCGCCCGACGCGAACGGCATGCACCGGATACGTCTGGGCGAGCGCCGCTTCCGCGCATCGCAGCTGGCGGGCCTTGCCACGATCCCCGCGATCGTCGTGCCGGTCGGCGAGGGAGTGCAACTGCTGGCCGACCAGATCGTCGAGAACGACCAGCGCGCCAATCTGTCGTCGGTCGAGCTCGCCCATGCGATCGCCCGGATGCTGAAGGGCGGGATGAACCAGGTCGAGATCGCGGCGGCACTCGGCCGATCCAAGCAGTTCGTCTCGCTCTATGCCGCCTATGGCGACATGCCGGCCTATCTCAAGGCGGCCCTGCCGTTTGCGCCTATTCGCCTTCTCTATGATCTGCACCGGACGGCGAGGGACTACCCTGCCGAGGTCGAGGCCTATGTCGCCAGCTGGGGCGACGCCGGCGCAACGCTCGCCGCAGGATCGCGCTTCATCGCCGAACTCAAGCAGACGCACCCGGCGCCGGTCCCTCCGCGGGCGCCTGTGGCACAGCCATTGGCCCCCACCGACCGCGATCCGGTTCGATCGGGCCTCACGGACAAACCCTCCGCGCCGATCCGATCTCCTAGACTACCGGTCTTGGTCGACGGCTTCCCTGCGTGGCTCCCGCTGGCGCCTTTGGTCACGGTGATTTTCGAGGATGGCCGCTGTCAACGGGCACCGAAGATTCCGCAAAAGTGGGCATCTAAAATTCCCTAG
- a CDS encoding DUF3768 domain-containing protein: MSQSSPNAMSQAERIARVAELNDALRRSIHSPGRNQIVMTAGVAALIGDVALFRGFRRRAEILRIVRDYDSFTPDNDPIDEHDFGRFEFEDAILYWKIDYYDLELAYGSPDAANPEVTTRVLTILLADEY; the protein is encoded by the coding sequence ATGTCCCAATCCTCCCCGAATGCGATGAGCCAGGCCGAGCGGATCGCCCGCGTCGCCGAACTCAATGACGCGCTTCGCCGGTCCATCCATAGCCCGGGCCGCAACCAGATCGTGATGACTGCGGGCGTTGCGGCGCTGATCGGCGACGTCGCCCTGTTCCGCGGCTTTCGCCGCCGCGCGGAGATCCTCCGGATCGTGCGCGACTATGACAGCTTCACGCCCGACAACGATCCGATCGACGAGCATGATTTCGGCCGCTTCGAGTTCGAGGATGCGATCCTCTACTGGAAGATCGACTATTACGATCTCGAGCTCGCCTATGGCTCGCCGGATGCCGCGAACCCCGAGGTCACGACGCGCGTGCTCACTATCCTGCTGGCCGACGAATATTGA